A single region of the Triticum dicoccoides isolate Atlit2015 ecotype Zavitan chromosome 2B, WEW_v2.0, whole genome shotgun sequence genome encodes:
- the LOC119361206 gene encoding BTB/POZ and MATH domain-containing protein 2-like — protein sequence MANRWNLVGKSVRVPEITSSRCIPESTVTGTLSFEVAAAHYPNLLAMGVDECARSDVYSFGGYDWGIELYPYRWWPGDNQASNAMAYLWFLGPAGPVHTKYTLSVLGNEGEEPVASFGVLEGLFSPVEPNNCWGTVLKPLSELGDGGFTLQYVLTVINVEPWPMELPGHLERMLVKGRRADVRFRVRGRNFRAHSSILAERSPVFEAQLFGPMAEKDMRRIKVVGMRPAIFKMMLRYIYTDILPSCNDQGGRSAAVMQRLLVAADRYGLDRLKLMCEEELCRRIDAETIMSMHALAHRHHCDRLKHACLQFLTWSPGNPRRRL from the coding sequence ATGGCCAACCGCTGGAACTTGGTAGGGAAGAGCGTGCGGGTGCCCGAGATCACATCGTCGAGATGCATCCCGGAGAGCACCGTCACTGGGACTCTCAGCTTCGAGGTGGCAGCTGCTCATTACCCCAATCTCTTAGCCATGGGCGTGGACGAGTGCGCTAGATCGGACGTCTACAGCTTCGGCGGCTACGATTGGGGCATCGAGTTGTACCCATACAGGTGGTGGCCGGGCGACAACCAGGCAAGCAATGCCATGGCCTACTTGTGGTTTCTCGGCCCAGCCGGGCCAGTGCATACCAAGTACACgctgagcgtgttgggtaacgaggGAGAGGAACCGGTGGCCAGCTTCGGCGTGTTGGAGGGACTCTTTTCTCCGGTGGAACCCAATAACTGCTGGGGCACAGTGCTGAAACCGCTgtccgagctcggggacggcggcttcACGTTACAGTACGTCCTCACCGTCATCAACGTCGAGCCCTGGCCGATGGAGCTGCCCGGCCACCTCGAGCGCATGCTGGTGAAGGGAAGACGCGCGGACGTCCGGTTTCGGGTGCGCGGCCGAAACTTCCGCGCGCACAGCTCTATCCTGGCCGAGCGGTCGCCCGTCTTCGAAGCGCAGCTCTTTGGCCCCATGGCGGAGAAGGACATGCGGCGGATCAAGGTTGTCGGCATGAGGCCAGCCATCTTCAAGATGATGCTTCGCTATATCTATACGGACATACTGCCGTCATGCAACGACCAAGGCGGCCGCAGCGCTGCGGTGATGCAGCGTTTGCTTGTCGCGGCGGACAGGTACGGGCTGGACAGGCTGAAGCTCATGTGCGAGGAAGAGCTGTGCCGGAGGATCGACGCAGAGACCATCATGTCCATGCACGCGCTGGCACATCGGCACCATTGTGATCGGCTCAAGCATGCATGCCTCCAGTTTCTTACGTGGTCGCCCGGAAATCCTCGCCGACGTCTTTGA